In a genomic window of Pleurocapsa sp. PCC 7319:
- a CDS encoding apoptosis inducing factor family protein, with the protein MKEIAVAKVNDLQNGQMQQIAVEDSQILLSKINDRFYATSAFCTHYGAPLETGILCGEKIVCPWHNACFNAIAGQQQEPPGLDSLATFATRVEGEQVLVKLPPEIPQQRTLEMAKCIPNTDDRTFIVLGAGAAGISAVEVLRQKGFQGQIVLISAEEKLPYDRTKLSKNYLQGKAKENSLSLRSCEFYAQHDIELRFGNAVTKVDALKKSLTFEDESVLEYDSLLLATGGKARNLDVPGVDLENIFTLRQPEDVNSILDVIKDIQKVLVIGSSFIGMETAASLTQQGLEVTVVSPSNVPFEKVLGDKLGKMFQKLHEKHGVTFKFGSKVVEFTGENKVKHAVLDNGAKIATDLVIVGIGVEPNTSYLEGIKLVEQDHSIPVNEYLQTEIKDIYAAGDIAHFPYAPMGESTRIEHWRLAAQQGRIAAENMLHQDTDNRLTVSQIVPFFWSGQYDLKLRYVGHAEKWDEIHIDGDLDRAEFLAFYLQNNKIMAIAGVNRDRDIAAISELMRLQKMPDAATVKDQAINWVRQISNQ; encoded by the coding sequence ATGAAAGAAATAGCTGTAGCCAAGGTAAACGATTTACAAAACGGACAAATGCAGCAGATAGCTGTAGAAGATTCGCAAATTTTGTTATCTAAGATTAATGATCGATTCTATGCCACCAGTGCATTCTGTACTCACTACGGTGCACCACTAGAGACAGGAATATTATGTGGAGAAAAAATTGTTTGTCCATGGCATAATGCTTGTTTTAATGCGATCGCCGGACAGCAACAAGAACCTCCAGGACTAGATTCTTTAGCAACTTTCGCTACAAGGGTAGAAGGGGAACAAGTATTAGTTAAGTTACCTCCAGAGATCCCTCAACAACGAACTTTGGAAATGGCTAAATGTATTCCTAATACTGATGATCGCACTTTTATTGTTTTAGGGGCGGGTGCTGCTGGCATAAGTGCTGTAGAAGTGTTACGTCAGAAAGGTTTTCAGGGTCAAATAGTTTTAATTAGTGCTGAAGAAAAGTTACCTTATGACCGTACTAAATTGAGTAAGAATTATCTTCAAGGTAAAGCCAAGGAAAATTCTTTGTCCTTGCGTAGTTGCGAATTTTACGCTCAACACGACATCGAATTGCGTTTTGGTAATGCAGTAACTAAAGTAGATGCACTGAAAAAGTCTCTTACTTTTGAAGATGAATCTGTTCTTGAATATGACTCTCTACTATTGGCTACTGGCGGAAAAGCTAGAAATCTTGATGTCCCAGGGGTAGATTTAGAGAATATATTTACTTTACGTCAGCCAGAAGATGTCAACTCCATTTTAGATGTAATTAAAGATATTCAAAAAGTTCTAGTAATTGGTTCTAGCTTTATCGGTATGGAAACAGCAGCTAGTTTAACCCAACAGGGATTAGAAGTTACTGTCGTTTCTCCTAGCAATGTCCCATTTGAAAAAGTATTGGGGGATAAGTTGGGAAAAATGTTCCAAAAACTGCATGAGAAACATGGCGTAACCTTTAAATTTGGCTCCAAGGTAGTTGAATTTACTGGTGAAAATAAAGTTAAACACGCAGTTCTAGATAATGGTGCCAAAATTGCCACTGATTTAGTTATTGTCGGTATTGGTGTCGAGCCTAATACTAGCTATCTTGAAGGAATCAAACTTGTTGAACAAGATCACAGTATTCCTGTTAATGAATATTTACAAACTGAGATTAAAGACATTTACGCAGCAGGGGATATAGCTCATTTTCCCTATGCACCGATGGGAGAATCAACCCGCATTGAACATTGGCGACTAGCAGCACAACAGGGACGGATTGCAGCAGAGAATATGTTGCATCAAGATACTGATAATCGACTGACTGTAAGTCAGATTGTTCCTTTCTTTTGGTCTGGTCAATACGACTTAAAACTACGATATGTAGGACACGCAGAAAAATGGGATGAAATACATATTGATGGCGATCTAGATCGAGCAGAATTCCTCGCGTTTTATCTTCAAAATAACAAGATTATGGCGATCGCAGGAGTAAACAGAGATCGAGATATTGCTGCTATTTCTGAATTGATGCGTCTGCAAAAAATGCCTGATGCAGCAACTGTTAAAGATCAGGCAATCAACTGGGTTAGACAAATCAGTAATCAGTAA
- a CDS encoding ATP-binding protein, with amino-acid sequence MTMLDDQINQEKREEQLIEFQFLLKNINAMILIFQDNQIYYVNPMTKVLTGYSKEELAVKTDLLRQLELQQKLQNSEFVNYIDSQHQQVKLLTKNGKQCWLDCSIKKIQFAEKPAIFLTAVDVTKYKQAANKSAQILEQNKKLISMVSHELRTPLNIISFSSRLLSRYSDRWKPSKVKKYLDRLQRGIDTLNMLIDDWLILGKAESENLKFDPQPLNLERFCHNLLSDLESGDRHIQQINFVLQGDCSSINVDRRILQLILTNLLENAIKYSPDGREIYFVVSCSFKHTTFSIKDQGYGIPQSDLDQLFEPFYRGKNVEQLPGNGLGLAVVKKLVDVLGGQIAIESEIGVGTEFVLSLPNETKQVCN; translated from the coding sequence ATGACTATGCTAGACGATCAAATAAATCAAGAAAAAAGAGAGGAGCAATTAATTGAATTTCAGTTTTTGCTTAAAAACATCAATGCAATGATATTAATTTTTCAAGACAATCAAATTTACTATGTAAATCCAATGACTAAAGTTTTAACTGGTTATTCAAAAGAAGAATTAGCAGTTAAAACAGATTTATTAAGGCAACTTGAACTTCAACAAAAATTACAAAATTCGGAATTTGTTAATTACATTGACTCGCAACACCAACAAGTCAAATTATTAACTAAAAATGGTAAACAATGCTGGCTAGATTGTTCAATTAAGAAAATTCAGTTTGCTGAAAAACCAGCGATCTTTTTAACAGCGGTAGATGTTACTAAATATAAACAAGCAGCAAACAAAAGTGCACAAATTCTTGAACAGAACAAAAAACTTATCTCGATGGTTTCACATGAGTTGCGGACTCCTTTAAATATCATTTCATTTTCTTCGCGATTGTTGAGTCGCTATAGCGATCGCTGGAAGCCATCAAAGGTTAAAAAATATCTCGATAGACTTCAAAGAGGTATTGATACTCTCAATATGTTAATCGACGATTGGTTAATTCTAGGTAAAGCTGAGAGTGAAAATCTAAAGTTTGACCCTCAACCACTTAATCTTGAGCGATTTTGTCATAATCTATTATCCGACCTCGAGTCAGGCGATCGCCACATACAGCAAATTAATTTTGTTCTTCAAGGGGATTGTTCGTCAATCAATGTAGATCGCCGAATACTACAGCTTATTCTGACTAATTTATTAGAGAATGCAATCAAGTATTCTCCTGATGGTCGCGAGATTTATTTTGTAGTCTCTTGTAGTTTTAAACACACTACTTTTAGTATTAAAGACCAAGGTTACGGAATTCCGCAAAGTGACCTTGATCAATTATTTGAACCATTTTATCGAGGAAAAAATGTTGAACAACTACCAGGCAATGGTTTGGGATTAGCTGTAGTCAAAAAGCTAGTAGATGTTCTTGGTGGTCAAATTGCCATCGAAAGTGAGATTGGAGTAGGAACAGAATTTGTACTTTCTTTACCTAATGAGACTAAACAAGTTTGTAATTAA
- a CDS encoding CsbD family protein — protein sequence MFSSTSSIFKFYAKKLTIIISAVTIVILAWTNCFANVNLNANAATISDLHLAATVEGISDKVEGKVEKDIGTVKRNVGKVTGQTEGALEQAKGKAKQDIGTTKNKLDEAGDQIEDTSENLIDSVKNFFE from the coding sequence ATGTTCAGTTCGACATCTAGCATATTTAAGTTTTATGCCAAAAAACTAACTATTATTATTAGTGCAGTTACCATAGTAATTCTCGCTTGGACAAATTGCTTTGCCAATGTCAATTTAAATGCTAATGCTGCAACCATTAGTGATTTACATCTTGCTGCTACTGTAGAAGGAATCAGCGATAAGGTAGAAGGAAAAGTAGAAAAAGATATTGGTACTGTCAAGCGAAATGTTGGTAAAGTAACAGGTCAAACTGAAGGTGCATTAGAACAGGCAAAGGGTAAAGCTAAGCAAGATATTGGCACTACCAAAAACAAATTAGATGAAGCGGGAGATCAAATAGAAGATACATCGGAAAACTTGATTGATTCTGTCAAAAATTTCTTTGAGTAA
- a CDS encoding GMC oxidoreductase: MNHYDIIIIGAGAGGGTVAYSVASTGKRILILERGGYLPKEDDNWNPDAIFQGRKYQIQEKWFDKDNNGFLPQAFYNVGGNTKVYGAALQRMREADFGEVKHQEGISPAWELSYQDIEPYYTRAESIFKIHGQKGEDPTEPPMTAEYPFPPLPHESRLQEVADDLQRLGLHPHHLTLAVDRNTEDTDNSPCIRCATCDPYPCKIDAKMDAQKACVDPAIEYDNVELKINALVTRLITDSSGDKIKAVEVEICGNKEQYTADTFVLSCGSINSAALLLKSANEKHLDGLANSSGMVGRNLMLHNHSAIMAIADKPNPTVFQKTLGFNDFYFGSPEHDYPLGQIQMTGKSKWNRLAEFSPDSVPKTTLEYLAEHSVDWWLTSEDLPNPDNCITLTESGEIKVNFTPNNTKTHENFVNMWQGYLRKVGFFMFMVKKVPLKAVWHQVGTCKFGSDPETTVLDLNCRTHDVENLYVVDGSFFPSMGAVNPTLTIIANALRVSDHLKSNLG, translated from the coding sequence ATGAATCACTACGACATAATTATTATTGGTGCAGGCGCAGGTGGCGGTACTGTTGCCTATTCCGTTGCTTCCACAGGTAAACGGATCCTAATCTTAGAAAGAGGCGGATACCTGCCTAAAGAAGATGATAACTGGAATCCTGACGCAATTTTTCAGGGCAGAAAATATCAAATACAAGAGAAATGGTTCGATAAAGATAACAATGGTTTTTTACCTCAAGCTTTTTATAACGTGGGAGGTAATACTAAAGTTTATGGTGCGGCTTTGCAACGAATGCGAGAAGCTGATTTTGGAGAAGTAAAACATCAGGAGGGTATTTCTCCTGCGTGGGAATTAAGCTATCAGGATATCGAACCCTATTATACTCGTGCTGAAAGTATTTTTAAGATCCACGGACAAAAAGGAGAAGATCCCACTGAACCACCTATGACTGCGGAATATCCTTTTCCACCTCTGCCTCATGAATCAAGATTACAAGAAGTTGCAGATGACTTACAAAGATTAGGTTTACATCCTCATCATTTGACATTAGCAGTCGATCGCAATACGGAAGATACTGATAACAGTCCCTGTATTCGATGTGCTACCTGCGATCCTTATCCCTGTAAAATCGATGCCAAAATGGACGCTCAAAAAGCCTGTGTCGATCCAGCAATAGAATATGACAACGTAGAGTTAAAAATTAATGCTTTAGTAACAAGATTAATTACTGATAGTAGTGGCGATAAAATTAAAGCTGTCGAAGTAGAAATTTGCGGGAATAAGGAACAATATACCGCTGATACTTTTGTCTTGTCATGTGGTTCAATTAATTCTGCTGCATTGCTATTAAAATCTGCTAACGAAAAGCATCTTGATGGATTAGCCAACTCTTCGGGTATGGTAGGGCGTAACTTAATGCTACACAATCATTCAGCAATTATGGCGATCGCCGACAAACCAAATCCTACCGTTTTTCAAAAAACCCTCGGTTTTAATGATTTCTATTTCGGCAGTCCCGAACATGATTATCCCTTAGGACAAATTCAAATGACAGGTAAATCTAAATGGAATCGATTAGCAGAGTTTTCTCCCGACTCCGTACCCAAAACCACATTAGAATATTTAGCAGAACATTCCGTTGATTGGTGGTTAACTAGTGAAGACTTACCCAATCCCGATAATTGCATCACCTTAACCGAATCAGGCGAAATAAAAGTTAATTTTACCCCTAACAACACCAAAACCCATGAAAATTTTGTCAATATGTGGCAAGGATATCTAAGAAAAGTGGGCTTTTTTATGTTTATGGTCAAAAAAGTGCCTCTGAAAGCAGTATGGCATCAGGTAGGTACTTGTAAGTTTGGCTCAGACCCTGAAACTACCGTTCTCGATCTTAACTGTCGTACTCATGACGTAGAAAATCTCTATGTTGTTGATGGTAGCTTCTTTCCCAGTATGGGTGCGGTCAATCCTACTCTGACTATTATCGCTAATGCTTTACGAGTAAGCGATCATCTTAAAAGTAATTTGGGATAA
- a CDS encoding glucosidase, with the protein MSEPQKLTQEELRLQEDREREAYWRRWGCYLSNRQWGTVREDYSADGSAWDYFSFEQSHYRAYRWGEDGIAGISDNHQRVCFSLAMWNENDPFLKERLYGLTNSQGNHGEDVKEYYFHLDNTPTHSYMKFLYKYPQKAFPYWQLEHENKKRTLKDREFELIDTGIFDNNQYFDVTVEYAKADDEDILIFIQVANRAEETATIHLLPTLWFRNIWSWGYDVEKPQLKIYNQAKQYSVIEAQHPDLGKRWLYCAQQPKLLFTENDTNFQKLSCQENVSYVKDAFHKYVVDGKHDAVNSDKIGTKFAAYYTLEIGAGETTGIQLRLCNKPDLDIPFGQPFNDIFQVRQQEADEFYQRVSPYSKSLELQNVERQAFAGMLWNKQYYHYVIDTWLEGDPALPKPPEQRKQGKNSGWIHLHTDDVISMPDKWEYPYFAAWDLAFHMIPLAVIDPDFAKKQLERLTREWYMHPNGKMPAYEWDFDGVNPPVHAWAVWRVYTIEQKIYGRSDKKFLERVFQKLLFNFTWWVNQHDNNNNNVFQGGFLGLDNIGVFNRGGELPTGGKLSQSDGTSWMAMYCLDLLTIALELAQDNDVYEDIATKFFEHFLYIVDAMNHMSSEGTDLWNEEDGFYYDVLHLPNGENIDLKVRSLVGLIPLFAVTTIEQKTLDKLPRFKKRVEWFINQRPQLSRNLACMEGCDNNSRRLLAVVNEDKLHLLLQKMLDEMEFFSDYGIRSVSKYHQEHPYIFETNDETYDVTYEPAESPTKMFGGNSNWRGPIWFPINYLLIETLQKFDYYYDGDFKVECPTGSGKMMTLWEVSTELERRLINIFLPQENGTRPLYGDFTKFQSDSNWKDLLLFNEYFHGDNGAGLGASHQTGWTGLVAKLIMQRSEYSNN; encoded by the coding sequence ATGTCTGAACCTCAAAAACTTACCCAAGAAGAACTAAGATTACAAGAGGATAGAGAACGTGAAGCGTATTGGCGTAGATGGGGTTGTTATTTAAGTAATCGTCAGTGGGGAACCGTACGGGAAGACTATAGTGCAGATGGTTCGGCATGGGATTATTTTAGTTTTGAACAATCGCACTATCGAGCATATCGTTGGGGAGAAGACGGCATTGCAGGTATTTCGGATAATCATCAACGGGTATGTTTCTCATTGGCGATGTGGAATGAAAACGATCCCTTTTTGAAAGAAAGATTGTATGGTTTGACTAACAGTCAGGGTAATCACGGAGAGGATGTCAAAGAGTATTATTTTCATCTCGATAATACACCAACTCATTCTTACATGAAGTTTCTTTATAAATATCCACAGAAAGCTTTTCCCTATTGGCAATTAGAACATGAAAATAAGAAACGAACTTTAAAAGACAGAGAATTTGAGTTAATTGATACAGGTATCTTTGATAACAACCAATATTTTGATGTCACTGTGGAATATGCCAAAGCCGATGATGAAGATATTTTGATATTTATTCAGGTGGCAAATCGTGCTGAGGAAACTGCAACCATTCACTTACTTCCTACTCTTTGGTTCCGTAATATATGGTCTTGGGGTTATGATGTCGAAAAACCACAACTAAAAATATATAATCAGGCAAAACAATATAGTGTTATCGAAGCGCAACATCCTGATTTGGGCAAAAGATGGTTATATTGCGCCCAACAACCAAAGTTATTATTTACAGAAAATGATACTAATTTTCAAAAACTATCCTGTCAAGAAAATGTTTCTTATGTCAAAGATGCTTTTCATAAATATGTAGTAGATGGAAAACATGATGCAGTTAATTCAGATAAAATTGGTACGAAATTTGCAGCTTACTATACACTAGAAATCGGTGCCGGAGAAACCACTGGTATACAGTTAAGACTCTGCAACAAACCAGATTTAGATATTCCTTTCGGACAACCATTCAATGATATTTTTCAGGTAAGGCAACAAGAAGCAGATGAATTTTATCAGCGTGTTTCTCCTTACTCAAAAAGCCTAGAATTACAGAATGTAGAACGTCAGGCTTTTGCGGGAATGTTATGGAACAAACAATATTATCATTACGTAATTGATACTTGGTTAGAAGGAGATCCTGCCCTACCCAAACCACCTGAGCAACGCAAACAGGGAAAAAATAGTGGTTGGATACATCTTCATACCGATGATGTTATCTCTATGCCTGATAAATGGGAATATCCCTATTTTGCAGCTTGGGATCTGGCTTTTCATATGATTCCCTTAGCGGTAATTGACCCAGATTTTGCTAAAAAACAATTAGAACGTCTTACTCGAGAATGGTATATGCATCCCAACGGGAAAATGCCAGCTTATGAATGGGATTTTGACGGTGTCAACCCTCCAGTTCATGCCTGGGCTGTGTGGCGAGTTTACACTATAGAACAGAAGATTTATGGACGATCCGATAAAAAGTTTTTAGAAAGAGTCTTTCAAAAGCTACTGTTTAACTTTACTTGGTGGGTAAATCAACACGATAACAACAATAACAATGTCTTTCAAGGTGGCTTTTTGGGTTTAGATAACATCGGTGTATTTAATCGTGGTGGCGAATTACCGACAGGGGGTAAATTATCTCAATCCGATGGTACTAGTTGGATGGCAATGTATTGTTTAGATTTACTTACTATTGCTCTAGAGTTGGCACAAGATAATGATGTTTACGAAGATATCGCCACTAAATTCTTTGAACATTTTCTTTACATAGTTGATGCCATGAATCATATGAGTTCAGAAGGTACAGACTTATGGAATGAAGAAGACGGTTTTTATTATGATGTCTTGCATCTACCCAATGGCGAAAATATCGATCTCAAAGTGCGATCGCTGGTAGGTTTGATTCCTCTATTTGCAGTGACCACCATCGAACAAAAAACTCTCGATAAACTACCTAGATTCAAAAAAAGAGTTGAATGGTTTATCAATCAACGCCCTCAACTAAGTCGTAATTTAGCCTGTATGGAGGGATGTGATAATAACTCTCGTCGTTTATTAGCAGTAGTAAATGAGGATAAATTACATCTTCTACTGCAAAAGATGCTCGATGAAATGGAATTTTTTAGCGATTATGGTATTCGCTCTGTTTCTAAATATCATCAAGAACATCCCTATATTTTTGAAACAAATGATGAAACTTACGATGTAACCTATGAACCTGCTGAATCGCCCACTAAGATGTTTGGTGGTAACTCTAACTGGCGAGGTCCTATATGGTTTCCAATTAATTATCTGCTAATCGAGACATTACAGAAATTTGACTATTACTACGATGGTGATTTTAAAGTAGAATGTCCTACTGGTTCAGGTAAGATGATGACTCTCTGGGAAGTATCAACTGAATTAGAAAGACGTTTAATTAATATCTTTCTACCGCAAGAAAACGGAACTCGACCATTATACGGTGACTTTACCAAATTCCAATCTGATTCTAACTGGAAGGACTTGCTACTATTTAATGAATATTTTCATGGTGACAACGGTGCAGGTTTAGGTGCATCTCACCAAACTGGTTGGACTGGTTTAGTTGCTAAGCTGATTATGCAAAGAAGCGAATATAGTAATAACTAA
- a CDS encoding TolC family protein, with the protein MNDTVRGVKAIAIGVPIILCTETPTKAEDVVDINHEQNNQKIVKFQSNTAQDLTHSIPPLTVNQAKVENDDSSLIAKSLTQSQVDSASTFNNLNSSANPLQIPAKTQEVQIETNQPITLEKAIEIAIRNNQNLQIARLNLERSQRELREAKAALFPTFDTQLNLSEANTAESEIELELARQQEIENIDEDTSNSSFDGRLNFTYDLYTGGGRGADIKRAKNQVRLSELELEEINFETRFETVRDYYSLQNTDSQVEIEQSAVEDAQQTLKDAQLLQQAGLGTKFDVLSAEVELADAQQRLTTAKAEQKEARRQLATTLSVGQQVELKTADPIKLAGDWQLSLEETIITAYKNRAELEQFLVQREINEKQKQIELASVRPQVSFVASYNLLDVHDDDVGLSDGYTIGARLNWTLFDGGGARARAKQSETDIKINETEFANQRNQIRFEVEQGYYALTASQKNITTSKQAVKLADEGLSLARLRFQSGVGTQTDVIQAQTRLTSAKANYLQAIINYNQSLNELDRAVTNLPDKKV; encoded by the coding sequence ATGAATGATACTGTTAGAGGAGTTAAAGCTATTGCTATTGGTGTACCGATTATTTTATGTACTGAAACTCCAACTAAGGCAGAAGATGTGGTTGATATCAATCATGAGCAAAATAACCAGAAAATAGTCAAGTTTCAATCCAATACGGCACAAGATTTGACCCATAGCATTCCACCTCTTACAGTTAATCAAGCTAAGGTTGAAAATGATGATTCATCTCTGATTGCCAAGTCATTAACTCAGTCACAAGTAGACTCAGCTTCTACCTTTAATAATCTTAACTCTAGTGCTAATCCCTTACAAATTCCCGCTAAAACTCAGGAAGTACAAATTGAAACCAACCAACCAATTACTTTAGAAAAAGCTATAGAGATAGCAATTCGCAATAATCAAAATTTGCAGATAGCCCGACTAAATCTAGAACGCTCTCAACGAGAATTAAGAGAAGCCAAAGCAGCACTTTTTCCTACTTTTGATACCCAACTAAATTTATCTGAAGCTAATACTGCTGAATCGGAAATAGAATTAGAATTAGCTCGACAACAAGAGATAGAAAATATTGATGAAGACACAAGTAATAGTTCTTTCGATGGTAGATTGAATTTTACTTACGATCTTTATACAGGAGGAGGAAGAGGTGCAGATATTAAACGGGCGAAAAACCAAGTTCGCTTAAGTGAATTAGAATTAGAAGAAATTAATTTCGAAACCCGTTTTGAAACTGTTAGAGACTATTATAGTTTGCAAAATACCGACTCTCAGGTAGAAATAGAACAATCAGCGGTAGAGGATGCACAGCAAACCCTCAAAGATGCTCAATTGCTACAACAAGCAGGGTTAGGAACCAAATTTGATGTGTTAAGTGCCGAAGTAGAATTAGCAGATGCTCAACAAAGACTAACTACAGCTAAGGCAGAGCAAAAAGAAGCTAGAAGACAACTAGCAACAACTTTAAGTGTGGGACAACAAGTAGAACTAAAAACTGCCGATCCGATTAAACTAGCCGGTGATTGGCAACTTTCTCTTGAAGAAACAATTATTACAGCATATAAAAATCGTGCTGAACTAGAACAATTTTTAGTACAAAGAGAAATTAATGAAAAACAAAAGCAAATTGAGTTAGCTAGTGTTAGACCTCAAGTAAGTTTTGTTGCTAGTTACAATCTTCTTGATGTTCATGATGATGACGTAGGTCTAAGTGATGGTTACACCATTGGAGCAAGATTAAATTGGACTTTATTTGATGGGGGTGGAGCTAGAGCTAGAGCAAAACAATCAGAAACAGACATTAAAATAAATGAGACAGAATTTGCCAATCAACGTAATCAAATTCGTTTTGAAGTAGAGCAAGGTTATTACGCTCTTACCGCCAGTCAAAAAAATATTACAACCTCAAAACAAGCAGTGAAATTAGCTGATGAGGGTTTGAGTTTAGCAAGACTTCGGTTTCAATCAGGAGTAGGTACACAAACAGATGTAATCCAAGCTCAAACTAGATTGACAAGTGCAAAAGCTAACTATCTTCAAGCGATTATTAATTATAATCAGTCTTTAAATGAGTTAGATCGAGCGGTCACTAACTTGCCAGATAAGAAAGTGTAG
- a CDS encoding Nif11-like leader peptide family RiPP precursor translates to MSIQNAKALYSRLLVDEKFRKQLEQAANYQQRYQILQAAGFSCTHTELKIAKNELLNSTTKNQELSEIEQQDIIGGSSVQSLLDRFDCYLFKEK, encoded by the coding sequence ATGTCTATTCAAAACGCCAAAGCACTGTATAGTCGTCTTTTAGTAGATGAAAAATTTAGAAAACAATTGGAACAAGCAGCTAATTATCAGCAACGTTATCAAATTTTGCAGGCTGCAGGATTTTCATGCACTCATACAGAATTAAAAATTGCTAAAAATGAGCTTTTAAATTCTACGACTAAAAATCAAGAGTTAAGTGAGATTGAACAACAAGATATAATTGGAGGTAGTTCAGTTCAATCTCTACTCGATCGCTTTGACTGTTATCTGTTCAAGGAAAAATAA
- a CDS encoding response regulator — protein MTKVLVIENEQQTRELLTEYLEIEGFETINAANGLIGVEKAHEYLPDITICDIAMPKLDGYGVLKTLRQNLDTAIIPLIFLTGKNTQQEVRKGMELGANDYLIKPFTPEELLRAILAQLKQRTLFKQWFAVKSQVIAQSPEPEIDEFVQFSSLFTSCEHLKKVYDFINTHYHESISLRDVAKHLGFCPAYLTGLVKKHTGEPLNRWIIKRRVTAARTLLLETEKSVEQIAEAVGYQSINHFFRQFRQYYGTSPKAWRKANCQSYFSLNR, from the coding sequence ATGACTAAAGTACTAGTAATCGAAAATGAACAACAGACCAGAGAACTGCTAACCGAATATTTAGAGATAGAAGGATTTGAAACAATTAACGCCGCAAATGGTTTGATTGGAGTAGAAAAAGCTCATGAATATTTACCGGATATCACTATCTGTGACATCGCGATGCCAAAATTAGATGGCTATGGAGTTCTTAAAACACTACGTCAAAATCTTGATACAGCAATTATTCCCCTAATTTTTCTGACAGGAAAAAATACTCAACAAGAAGTCAGAAAAGGTATGGAGTTAGGCGCAAATGACTACCTGATTAAACCTTTTACTCCAGAAGAATTACTGAGAGCAATTTTAGCTCAACTAAAACAAAGAACTCTATTTAAGCAATGGTTTGCTGTTAAATCTCAAGTTATCGCACAATCGCCTGAACCAGAAATTGATGAATTCGTTCAATTTTCTTCGCTGTTTACTTCTTGTGAACATCTAAAAAAAGTTTATGACTTTATTAATACGCACTATCATGAATCAATTAGCTTACGAGATGTAGCCAAACACCTTGGTTTTTGCCCTGCTTATTTAACCGGATTAGTCAAAAAACACACAGGTGAGCCCCTCAATCGCTGGATTATTAAACGTCGGGTCACAGCGGCACGAACTTTATTATTGGAAACAGAAAAATCAGTAGAGCAAATTGCTGAAGCAGTAGGTTATCAAAGTATCAATCATTTTTTTCGCCAGTTTCGTCAATATTATGGAACTAGTCCTAAAGCTTGGCGCAAAGCAAATTGTCAATCTTATTTTTCCTTGAACAGATAA